One window of the Triticum dicoccoides isolate Atlit2015 ecotype Zavitan chromosome 3B, WEW_v2.0, whole genome shotgun sequence genome contains the following:
- the LOC119279606 gene encoding ethylene-responsive transcription factor 13-like encodes MPPRRRGASGLRGVRERPNGWYSAEIRAGDVRLGLGTFRSAREAARAYDAAAWRLDRPRSQMNFRDVFTREEAQRLAPPPRLITDMDRADHARRQRRLLVAEEDERAMAEWRRRHPEDVDAEHAYWAERTARRRSERADRLQRKAVANEQCDIISAGGRSFFTSDDERWDDVWLSTSDDTDEDDDGDGSNLE; translated from the coding sequence atgccgccgcgccgccggggtGCTTCGGGCCTTCGCGGCGTCCGCGAGCGCCCCAACGGCTGGTACTCCGCCGAGATACGGGCCGGcgacgtccggctcggcctcgggaCGTTCCGGAGCGCGCGCGAggcggcccgcgcgtacgacgctgcGGCGTGGCGCTTGGACAGGCCTCGATCCCAGATGAATTTCCGGGATGTCTTCACGCGCGAGGAGGCGCAGCgcctcgcccctccgccgcggcTGATCACGGACATGGACCGTGCCGACCACGCTCGGCGGCAGCGCCGTCTCCTCgtcgccgaggaggacgagcgagccatggcggagtggcgccgtcgCCACCCAGAGGACGTCGACGCCGAGCATGCCTactgggcggagaggacggcaaggcgccgcTCGGAGCGGGCGGACCGGCTTCAGCGGAAGGCAGTGGCGAACGAGCAGTGCGACATCATCTCCGCAGGTGGGAGGTCGTTCTTCACCTCGGACGATGAACGTTGGGACGACGTCTGGCTCTCAACCTCGGACGACACCGACgaggatgacgatggtgacggcagCAACTTAGAGTAG